A genomic segment from Lytechinus variegatus isolate NC3 chromosome 10, Lvar_3.0, whole genome shotgun sequence encodes:
- the LOC121422722 gene encoding Golgi to ER traffic protein 4 homolog B-like has translation MASKAPAKKSDRGGSSRVLGKLKKSVEDGDYYEAHQMYRTLYFRYITQKKYAEAIEMLYSGASLLLQHNQHMSGADLSLLLLEALEKAEAPISKENISRIGSLAKQLPPEAPERGKFIVAAIKWSQKDSPNSRTGDPELHKEFANMLWQEKNYFEARYHFLRSSDGKGCALMLVEYQLSKGYGSEADMFIAQAVLQYLCLRNKTTASITLQVYTENHPAIKSKPPFILPLLNFMWLLLLAIKTQKLTAFTVLCEKYQPSLQRDPTYAAYLDKIGQVFFGLPPPMPTGRQGFIGNLISSLFGGDGDDEDDDDEGLASSPPAFLVEDLD, from the exons ATGGCGTCAAAAGCTCCTGCGAAGAAGAGTGATCGAGGCGGGTCTAGCAGGGTCCTGGGGAAACTGAAGAAGAGCGTTGAAGATGGCGATTACTATGAAGCCCATCAAATGTACAGGACCCTCTACTTCAG ATATATCACTCAGAAGAAGTATGCAGAAGCCATAGAAATGCTCTATTCAGGAGCATCCCTTCTTCTACAACACAATCAG cATATGAGTGGAGCTGATCTCAGTCTTCTGTTGTTAGAGGCCTTGGAGAAAGCAGAAGCACCAAtctcaaaagaaaacattt cAAGGATTGGGAGCTTGGCAAAACAGTTACCTCCCGAGGCTCCGGAGAGGGGGAAGTTTATCGTGGCTGCCATTAAATGGTCTCAAAAGGATTCACCCAACAGTCGGACTGGAGATCCAGAACTCCATAAAGAGTTTGCCAACATGCTGTGGCAAG AAAAGAACTACTTTGAAGCCCGTTATCACTTCTTGCGATCTTCAGATGGCAAGGGATGTGCCTTAATGCTCGTTGAGTACCAGCTCAGCAAAGGGTACGGAAGTGAGGCCGATATGTTCATCGCTCAGGCAGTACTTCA ATACCTGTGTCTGAGGAATAAGACTACAGCATCGATCACGTTGCAAGTCTACACTGAGAATCATCCAGCAATCAAAAGCAAACCTCCCTTTATCTTACCTCTCCTTAACTTTATGTGGCTCCTACTACTTGCAATCAAAAC TCAGAAGTTGACGGCCTTCACCGTGCTCTGTGAGAAGTACCAACCCTCCCTCCAGAGAGATCCAACCTATGCAGCGTACCTTGATAAGATTGGCCAGGTTTTCTTTGGTCTACCTCCTCCCATGCCGACTGGGAGACAAGGGTTTATAG GCAATCTCATTTCAAGTCTGTTtggtggcgatggtgatgatgaggacgaCGATGACGAAGGGCTGGCCTCATCTCCACCAGCTTTCCTGGTCGAGGACTTGGATTAA